Proteins encoded within one genomic window of Roseiconus lacunae:
- a CDS encoding endonuclease/exonuclease/phosphatase family protein, with protein sequence FGFYSATLKRFDTSVRIINVHLTPFQMKRGGSVRDAMTALSSTEDKHAIEIDAIVDAIDCQRPTIVVGDFNSISTFRAPKRLAELGLIDAYASVHDDADSHPTWNWPTRPLPLALRIDHIFHTQHFTTTDAEIVRRVGSDHFLVVATLEFGEPDDTRESPR encoded by the coding sequence TTTTGGCTTTTACTCCGCAACATTGAAGCGTTTCGATACATCAGTACGTATTATCAACGTCCATTTGACGCCATTCCAGATGAAACGTGGCGGCAGTGTTCGTGACGCAATGACCGCACTTTCTTCGACTGAAGACAAGCACGCCATCGAGATCGATGCAATTGTCGACGCAATCGATTGTCAGCGTCCGACGATTGTTGTTGGTGACTTTAATAGCATCTCTACTTTCAGGGCACCAAAGCGGCTCGCTGAACTTGGATTGATTGATGCGTACGCTTCGGTGCATGACGACGCGGATAGCCACCCAACTTGGAACTGGCCGACACGTCCGTTGCCTCTTGCACTCCGAATCGACCACATTTTCCACACGCAACACTTCACGACGACAGACGCCGAGATTGTCCGTCGAGTTGGGTCTGACCATTTCCTCGTGGTTGCCACACTCGAATTCGGCGAACCAGACGATACACGTGAGTCGCCGCGTTGA